CGCTCTTCGATGCCTATTGGAAGGGTTTAATATTGGTATCCTTGCGAATGGTAATCCTATTCCATTGTTTGAGGAGGCTATTCATTTAGCTCATCATGCGCTCGCCTATAGCTATTTGGGACTTTATTATGTTAAGATAGGTTCTTATGACAAGGCCATTGCAACGTTCACAAATGCTATCGAGCACTTTCCAGAAGAACCATTTTTCTATGCCAGCCGTTGTTTGATCTACAGACAGATCGAGGAAGATGAGGGGGCATTTTATGACTATCAGATTGCGAAGAGACTGGATTTTAATTATCATAGTGTATTGGAATGGCAGGAAAATCAGGCTGAATTAACTTATTTCGAGGCTGAAAACCTGGTTATTCAGGAGCTGGAATCAAAATCTCAACAGCTAAGTAAAGACGAGATAAATTCACTGGGGCTTGAATATGTTCATTCCTATAGTTATCTAAAGGCTATCAATCTTTATTCCTGTGCTATTAGTGAGGCTGGCGGTAGCGATCGTAATCTTTTTGTTTTCAGGGGAAGTTTGTACTTGAAATTGACCTGTTTTGAATTGGCATTGTCTGATTTCAATCAGGCCATCGCTCTTGATAAGAACCGAGCTGCTGCTTATATATTTCGCGCAAAAGTTTTTGAATCTTACCGCAATTACCAGCGTGCATTGCAAGACTACGCTCAGGCAGAAGAAATCGATGGTAACTCGTCAATTGTGTATGAAGAAAGAGCGTCTTTATTCGAGCGTTTGGGTAATTTTAAGGAAGCATTACTGGATTTTAACCGCCTTGTAAGGCTCAATCCGGAAGATTTTTATGTGTATTCATTGCGAGCCGATCTGAATGAAAAGCTCGAGAATTTTACCGAAGCGCTGGCAGATTATTCCAAAGCGATCGATCTGAATCCATATTATTCTGATTTGTATTCTTATCGTGCCGTAATTCGCGAAAAATTGGGTGACGCTGTGGGAGCGAGAGCTGACTTGGATAAGTTCAATGAATTGGAAGATGAATAAACAAGGCCGGCCTGAGTAGGGGCCTTGTTTATGCGTTCTATTTCTAGTGGTAAACCCTTATTTGATAATCCTTTTTATTTTATTGGAACGGGTAATGAGTTTGTGTAATTTGTCATAGTCCTCTGTGGCAATAGCGTCATGCAAGGATTGAAGTTGCTTGATATGCTCTTCGAGCACTTCGAGTACGTTTTCTCGATTCTGCTTGAAAATAGGTGTCCACATATCCGGTGAGCTTTTGGCCAGACGAACCGTAGATTCAAATCCGGAGCCTGCAAGTTCGAAAATACGTCCTTGAGATTTTTCTTTTTCCAATACTGTTAAGGCAAGTGCAAAAGAAGTGAGATGGGAGATGTGGGATACATAAGCGGTATGTACATCGTGTTCATCGGCATTCATAAAACAACTTCGCATCTCTAGTTGGTCCGTAATAGCATCGGCGATCTCGAACGCATCCTCATCGGTTTTAAAGGCTTCGACATATACCATCATTTTGCCTTTGAACAAGCCGGCTACAGCTGCTTCCGGTCCCGAATATTCTGTTCCAGCCATTGGATGGGCTGCTACATAACGCCCCCGGTTAGGATGATTCTTAATTTTATGGAGAATATTTGTTTTCGTTGATCCCATGTCAATGACGACCTGATCGGTGACGAGATCCAAAATTTGAGGAACAACATGTAAAATGGCATCGACAGGAATCGTAAGCACCAATACTTTACACCTCTTAATCGCATCCTCTAAGCTTGCCGTTTCGTCAATGAAGCCGATATGCATTGCTTTATCTAAGTTCTTCTGACTTTTATCTACACCGATGATTTTGTCGCAGAATTTTGTTTCTTTTAGGCGAATGGCAGCTGACCCGCCGATCAAGCCTACGCCTACAATGGCAATGTTCATATGTAAACAATTATATTAAGCGTATTTTTGTTCAAATGTTATACATCGAACGCTTCATACCCTGGTTGTTTGTTGATCAATTATTCTTTCGATAATTTCAAAGCAGTTAAGCTGCGCCGAAATCGAATGTGTTAGAAATTATCTTTAATACGTTGGATTGATTCTTTGAGTACCGTTACTGTGGCGCAGAGACTGATGCGAATATATTGATCGCCTTTATCTCCGAAAATTCCGCCAGGTGTGATGAATACCCGTGATTTATCCAAAACAGCGTCGCTGAGCGCATACCCATCTTTATATTTTTCAGAAATATGGGCCCAGACAAACAGGCCTACTTGGTCTTTTTGATAGGAGCAGTCAAGCAAATCCATAATTTCATAAACCTGTTGACGTCTTTCGGCGTAAATTTTGTTTAGATCGGCATACCAGGATGCATCAAGTTGTAAGGCTTTTGCAGCCGCCAGCTGAACAGGTAAAAACATACCGGAGTCCATGTTGCTTTTGAAACGCAGCACTTGATTTATACGTTCTTCGGCACCGACGAGCACACCAATGCGCCATCCGGCCATATTGGAAGATTTGCTCAGGGAATTCAATTCAATGGCCACGTCTTTCGCACCAGGCATGCTCATAATGCTTCTTGGCGTATCCGTTAAAATAAAGCTGTATGGATTGTCGTGGCAAATCAGAATGTTGTGCATTTTGGCAAATTGAATCAGTTCCTGATAAAATGCATCAGGCGCAGAGGCACCGGTTGGCATGTGGGGATAGTTTATCCACATCAATTTAACTTTTGACAAGTCCTGTTTTTTGAGCTCATCCAAATCAATAAGCCAATTCTTCTCTTGCGTTAGGTTATAGGTAATCGCTTCGGCACCACTCAGCCGTACGGCTGCAGCGTAAGCTGGGTATCCAGGATTAGGGATAAGCGCTTGATCTCCTTCTTGAAGATAAGTCATGCAGATGTGCACAATCCCTTCTTTTGATCCAATTAAGGGGAGTATCTCTGTATTTGGATTAAAAGTTGCATGATAATAACGTTGATACCAATCCGCAACGGCCTGTCGTAGGGCAGGAGCACCTTTATAATTTTGATAGCCATGCGCATTTGGGAGTTGGGCATTCGTACTTAATGTCTCGATTACTTCCCGATGCGGGGGCAAATCTGGACTTCCGATTCCTAGGTTGATCACGCGCATACCCTGTTTATTTAAATCATCTATTTCCCTTAATTTTTTGGAGAAATAATATTCTTCGGTGTGCTGCAATCTTTTGGCAACGTCTATTTGCATTTTATTTTACTAAATATGGTGTTTGAATAAGGCTAAATTAGGGAATTATCCATTAAAATGAGATTTTTTTATCGATTTTTCAAGCAGAGCAGGTTGAACGCTTTTGTTCTTTGGATGCAACAATTTAATAGTCCCTTGACACGATAGCTGCTTTTGTTGATTAATTTGTTATTTTTGTTCAATTTCCTCCATAAAAATCTGAAAGGAAGAGGAGAGATCGACGAGTTACCTTTTTGTTAAAAAGTAGTTTGTCTAAGTTGAAATTAAATGAAAACATATTTTAGGCTCTTATCGTTTGCTAAACCCATTGAGAAATTTGCAATCCCATATGTAATTTTCACGCTGATCACGGTTATTTTTAGTACATTAAATTTAGCATTGCTTGCTCCATTACTCCACACACTTTTTAACGCTGGTAATACGACCGTCGAAGCGGTAGAACCCGAGACTTATACCGATATTCTCGCGTGGTTTAATTACTATGCAAGTGTTGCCAATAACCAGCTTGGCGCCTATGGGGCGTTGAAATATGTGTGTATTGTTATTGTAATCTCAGTTTTTATCAGCAATCTGTTTCGTTATTTCTGCCAACGTATCATGGAAAACTTTCGCATTCATACTTTACTCAAATTGCGCAGAGCGGTTTTTGATAACGTGATGGATCTTCATGTTGGCTATTTTACGGGGCAGCGAAAAGGGGATATTGTGTCTAAGGTTGCTTCAGATGTACAGGTGGTGCAGTATTCTGTTACAGGAACTTTACAAGTTGTTTTTAAAGAGCCTTTGCAGCTAATAGCCTATATCGTCATGCTGTTTAACATTTCAGCACAATTGACATTCTTTTCGCTCTTGGTTATTCCCATCTCTGGTTTTTTTATCGCTCGGATTGTTAAAAATCTCAAAACTCAGGCGCATGCTGCTCAGGAATCTTATGGAAACATGATATCCTATTTGGATGAAGCGTTGTCTGGCATCAAAATAATTAAAGCTTTTAATGCGGTATCGTTTATTAAGGACAGGTTTCATAATGAGAACGAACATTATGCGAATATTGGCCGTGCTATGGCTAAACGGCAACAGTTAAGTTCACCCGTTTCAGAATTGCTTGGCGTTATTATGGTGGCAATTATTCTTCTGTATGGAGGTCATTTGGTCCTTTCAGGCGACAAAAGCTTGACCGCACCGGAGTTTATTGCCTACATCGCTATTTTTTCGCAAGTCATGCGTCCTGCAAAAGCTTTAACGGATTCTTTTAGTGGTATCCACAATGGTCTTGCCGCGGGTGAACGGGTTTTGGAACTTATTGATGAAAAGACTGAAGTGAAAGATTCCGAAGATGCCAAACTTGTTAAAAGCTTTGAGAAAAGTATCGTATTTAACCAGGTGAGCTTTTCGTACAACCAAGACAAGGAAATCTTACAGCATATTGATTTAACAATAGAAAAAGGGAAAATCGTTGCATTGGTAGGTCCTTCAGGAGGAGGTAAATCGACTTTAGTCGATTTGATTCCGCGATTTATGGACGTTACGGGTGGGCAGATTCTCTTTGATGGTACAGATTTAAGGGCGCTAAATCAGGATTCTTTACGGGATATGATCGGTGTAGTGAATCAGGAATCTATTTTATTTAATGATACGATTTTTAACAATATTGCTTTTGCAAATGTTTCTGCCAGTCCGGAGGAAGTAGAAACTGCTGCACGGATTGCGAATGCGCATGAATTTATTTTGAAAACAGAGCATGGTTACCAGACCAACATTGGTGATAGGGGTGGTAAATTATCAGGTGGTCAACGTCAGCGCATATGTATTGCGCGAGCAGTATTAAAAAATCCGCCAATCATGCTACTTGACGAAGCAACTTCTGCTTTAGACACTGAATCTGAGAAATTGGTACAGGACTCTCTTTATAAATTAATGGATAATAGAACAACAGTTGTCATTGCGCATCGCTTAAGTACCATTCAGAATGCAGACAAAATTGTTGTTATTGAAGCGGGGAAGATTGTAGAGATGGGCAGTCATAGTGAGCTGATACAGCGTGAAGGATTGTATCGGAAATTAATCGAAATGCAACAATTTACAGATTAGACCACTTTTTAAGCGCTTTGTCAAATTTAGTTGTTGTCACATTTTTTTATTATAACTTTTGTAGCCTTTTCGGTACATTTGATTTAAGATAGGAGATACATTTAATGAACGCAATAGATAAATTGAATTTCTTGATTAACGACAAAAACTTAGCTGTCGACTGGAGAAATATAGCGGAGAAAGTTTTGCGAGAGGAACGTATCACGTTTGATGAAGGGGTTCTTTTGTATGAAAAAGGTGAATTGGGCTATCTTGGTGTACTTGCGAATTATATCCGTGAGAAACGTCATGGTGACCGTACTTTTTTCAATCGTAATTTTCACATTGAGCCGACCAATGTCTGTGTTTATGACTGTAAGTTCTGTTCGTATTCCAGGCTCATAAAGGAGCGGGCAGAAGGCTGGGAGATGGAGGTTGACGGTATGATGGATATTGTCAAAAAGTATGACAATGAGCCTGTGACGGAAGTTCATATCACGGGAGGTGTCGTTCCTAAACAAAACCTCGAGTTTTACGCCGATTTTTTCCGTAGATGTAAGGAGCACCGTCCTGAATTGCATATCAAAGGACTTACACCTGTTGAATATTACTATATTTTTAAGAAGGCAAAACTGAGCCATTACGATGGCCTCAAGTATTTGCAATCTTGCGGGTTGGATTCTATGCCGGGGGGAGGTGCAGAGATTTTTCATCCAGAAATCAGAGAACAGATCGCGCATGATAAATGTACGGCTGAACAATGGTTAGATATTCACGAGCAGGCACACAAGCTAGGTATGCACACCAACGCAACCATGCTTTATGGTCATATCGAACAGTTTTGGCACCGCGTAGATCACATGGATCGCTTAAGACAATTGCAGGATAAGACGGGGGGCTTTCAGACATTTATTCCTTTGAAATTTAGAAATAAAGGGAACCAAATGTCCCATATTCCAGAAGTATCCGTGATAGAGGACTTGAGAAATTATGCCGTTGCTCGGATATACATGGATAATTTTGATCATATTAAGGCCTATTGGGCAATGATCTCAAGAGATACAGCGCAGTTATCCTTGGCGTTTGGCGTAGATGATATCGATGGAACATTGGACGATACAACAAAGATATACAGCATGGCAGGAGCGGAGGAGCAAAAGCCAGGAATGACCACACAAGAAGTTGTTGAACTCATAAAAAATGTTGGCCGTCATCCTATTGAAAGAGATACGCTGTATAATGTGGTTACAGATTATAAAGATGTTGTATTTGATCAAGGTAATCAAAAGAAAAGCTATTACGCATTACCCGTTGTTAATTCATAACTAGACTCATACTTTGAAAAAGACATTTTATTTTATACGGCACGGACAGACTGATCTAAATTTAAAAGGCATTGTACAGGGGAGAGGAGTTAATTCGCCGCTGAACAAGATGGGGGTAGCGCAAGCTCAGGCTTTCTTTGATCGTTACAATACCGTGCCTTTTGATAAAATATATACCTCAACCTTATTACGTACGCATCAAACTGTACAGGGATTTCTTGATTTGAACTTACCTTGGGAGCAGCTCGTTGGATTGGATGAAATAAGCTGGGGAGTTTATGAGGGAAAAGAGCAAACACCGGAGTTGTTAGCTGGTTTTGAAAAATTAGTCGCAGCATGGCGCAATGGAGAATTGGATGTCAGTATTGAAAATGGAGAGTCTCCCAATGAGCTGATGGCCCGTCAGCAGGTCGCCTTGGATCATATGCTAGCTCAGACAGACGAAAAGAATATTCTCGTATGTATGCACGGACGTGCATTAAGGATTATGCTTTGCCTCATGACGGGCGTAGAGGCCCGCTATATGGATGATTTTCCGCACACCAATACTGCTTTATATAAATTGCTGTATGATAATGGTCAATTCGAGATTGTAGACCATTACAACATTGCACACTTAGAAGCATTGATAGATGAATAAAATTAGAGTTTCTGCCGTATCGTATACAAATACGTATCCATTTCTGAATGGTATACGTCAATCAAAAATAATGGAGCAGATCGATTTGAGTGTCGATTATCCAAGTGCTTGTGCACAGAAAGTAATTGATGACGAAGCTGATATCGGTATTATCCCGACAGCTGCTTTATTAAGTCTTCCTGAATATTATATCAATACGGATTTTTGTATAGGTACAGAAGGTGCCGTCGATTCCGTATTTATTTTTGCTAATAAACCTATTGAGGAGGTGGAAACCTTACGCTTGGATAAACAATCGCGCACTTCAAATGGATTAGCCCGTGTATTGATTAAGAACTATTGGAAAAAAGAAGTAGAATTGATCACTGACGAATCTACCGAGCCAGATGCTTATGTATTAATTGGAGATCGCACCTTCGGTAAAAAGAACGCAGTTCCCTATGTCTATGATTTGGGAAAAGAGTGGTTTAATTTTACAGGACTGCCCTTCGCTTTCGCTTTATGGGTAAGCAACAAAGAGCTTCCAGTATCTTTTGTGGAACAATTTAATGAGGCTTTAGCATATGGTGTGGAACATGCAACTGATGTTATTGCCGGTCTACCCGAGTTTGAAGGCTTTGATTACACAAAATATTTAACACAGCATCTCGATTTCCATCTAACAGATAAAAAGCGAGAGGCTGTAAAATTGTATCTTCGCTACTTAAAAGCATTGGGTTAATCGTGAGGTCTTTGACCTGGGCGGAATAATGCTTAAAATTACTACCCTAAAGATTTTCGGATTCAATCGCCAGACGAGCTATTTACATTGATGTATACTGCTTATCTGACGATTGTATTTGTAGCCTAAACTCACCCAACCAGTGTCATAAATAATAGCTAATTGCTCCATAGCATTAAACGAGCGCTTAATGATTGATCAAGAATTTATCTCTTGAAAGAGAGAATATAAGTTAAATAAGGATGGAATTAACACGGGGGGAGAAGGCATCATATCCTGAAAAAAGAAATGCAAGCATAAAATTTGATTCAATACTTGCATCTTTAATGGATTTATCTTGGGGTAATTAGGTGCGTCCAATTTTCACTTTACGTCCCTTAATTTTTTGCCCATTCGCTTTATTGATAATAATGGAAGCAAATTTTCTTCGGACAGCAACGTATGCTGATTTGTCTTTTACTTCTATGATACCAATGTCATCCTTCTCAATTCCTTCCAAATTGAGCAAAAATCCGACAATATCGATCTTGTTGATCTTATCCTTTCGCCCGGCACTAATATAGAGTGTCGCAAATGGTGAGTTTTCAGGGAGATTATAGAATTCCGGGAATTCTTCCTCAGAAATTTCTGTTGGAATGTATGGGTATATTTCTTCCGGTTTGAGGATTACATAGACATCACCCTGAGCTTGCATACGGGCTGTACGTCCATTACGGTGAATAAAATTGTCTTCTTTGTGTGGCAGCTGGTAATGTATAATGGCATCAACTTCTGGAATATCCAATCCCCTTGCAGCAAGGTCTGTTGTGATCAGTACATGATTAGAATGGTTTCGGAATTTGAGAAGTGCCAGCTCGCGATCCTGTTGTTCAAGTCCCCCATGAAAGGTATCGTGGATAATATTGCGATTGGCTAGAAGTTCACTAATGTGGTCTACTGCATCGCGGTGATTACAGAAGACAATCATTTTTTTTGTGCCAATCTTGCAGATGAGTTTAAGTAGTGCCTCTAATTTCTTTTGAACTGGAGCAACTACTTTTCTAATTGTAATCTGCGGGGTATGTTTTGAGTTGTGAAGAAAGTCAACAAGGATGGGCTGCTTTATTTGCGTGAACGGTGGGAGCGTGTCCATCATCGTTGCGGAAGTTAATATTCTTGATTTGATCGTGGGGATGCGTTGAATAATAAAATCCATTTGATGCTGGAATCCGAGTTCCAAGGATTTATCAAACTCGTCGAGCACAAGAGTGTGGATGTTGGAGGGATCAAAATTTTGCTCTTCTATATGCTGTTTTATACGTCCTGGTGTTCCAATGATAATTGCAGGGGCATCTTTGAAAGCATTTTTTTCGATGCGTGTGTGATGTCCACCATATGCGCAAGTGATTTTGTGGCCTGTAGCGACCTTGCGTAGCACTTGTTCAATCTGTAAAGCAAGCTCGCGTGTAGGCACTACTATTAATACTTGAACTTTTCGAGCCTCCGCCTTCAATTGTTGCAAGATGAGTAATGAAAAGGCTAAAGTTTTGCCAGATCCGGTGGGCGAAAGTAGGAGAAAATCGTGATCCTTCTGATACGATTCCAATACCCTTTGTTGCATTTCATTTAAGGATGAAATATCTAATTTGTCTAAAATAGCTTTTAACTGCATTCGACAAAAATACGAAATACTACTATTCTGCAGGGAACAAACAGCGATGAATATTCAAACCCAAGATGATTAATACCATAAGCACCAGGATACCGCTCTAAAAAAGATGATTACCGGGTGCTTGTTTATAGTATAATTAGAATAAGGTCAAATATAGGATTATATTGATTCTTAATAGGTATCGTTTTATAAGATATCAATACCTTCTCTTCTTAAGGACACTTTTTTGTCCTCTTCCCATATACTGACTTGAACTTCGCCTATATGCTGTTTCTTGAGCATAAACATACAGACGCGGGATTGTCCGATACCCCCGCCCATGGATTCAGGCAATTCGTCATTCAGCAGCATGCTGTGAAAAGTCAGTTTTGATTTTTCTGTGCAGTTTCTGATTTCCATTTGATGTGCTAGCGCCGTTTTATCAACACGAATTCCCATGGATGAGAGTTCAAAAGCTGAATTTAGAACTGGGTTCCATACAAGAATGTCTCCGTTCAATCCTTTGTGCCCGTCTTCATTAGCAGTACTCCAATCGTCGTAGTCCGCTGCGCGACCATCGTGAGCTACGCCATTGCTGAGGGCGCCTCCAATGCCATGTAAGAATACGGCACCGTGCTCTTTTGTAATGGCATTTTCACGTTCTTTTGCCGTTAGGTTGGGGTATTTTTGCAACAAGTCTTCAGATGAAATAAAAGTAATGGTTTCTGGAAGAATCGCTTTTGTATGAGGATACTTGTTTTCCACCTCTAATTCGGTAAATCGCAAAGCTTCATAAATTTTTAGTACTGTTTCCTTTAACGAAGCCAAATTGCGCTGATTTTTATCGATTACCTTTTCCCAATCCCATTGGTCTACATAGATGGAATGAATAGGGGTGTAATCTTCATCAGGACGCAGTGCTTTCATATCTGTAACGATGCCTTCGCCAGATAACATCTCGAGCTCTTTTAAACGTACTCTTTTCCATTTTGCAAGGGAATGTACGACGACAGCTCTTTTTTCATTCAATGATTTTATTGGAAATGATACCGGACGCTCAATTCCATTCAGGTCATCGTTTAACCCGGTCCCGTCCAAAACCACCAGTGGTGAAGAGATTGGAATTAGATTTAAGGCTTTTTTTAATTGTTGGACAAATGTATCTTTAACGAAGCTGATAGCAACTTCGGTATTTAAAAGTTTTCTTCCCTCCATATGTGTTAAATGAAATACCATGCGCGGACTGCTACGCATAGTTTTTTATTTTTTATTCAGTTATTTCCTACAAAAGTATGAAAATATCATTGGTTAACGTGTTTGATTGTGATTTTTAATATTTATCTATTAAAAACTTGAAAAAATAAAAAGAATCTAACAAAATGGAGATAGGTTAATATTTAATTACAAAACTAATAATCTTTTGAATAGCTAAAAAGTGTTGGGTTACTTACCAAAAGAGCCTTGAAGTAAATTCAAGGCTCCTTTATATAGTCTACATTATCGGTATTGGCTATACGGAAAAGCTTTCGCCACAAGCACATGTGCGACTTGCATTGGGATTGTGAAATTCAAATCCCTTTCCATTTAGACCATCTGAATAATCCAGCTCTGTACCAGCTAAATATAAAAATGATTTAATATCTAAACAGACTTTCACTCCTTTATCTTCAAAAAATTGATCACCTTTTTTTTCTTCGTTGTCGAAGTTAAGCTTATAGCTTAAACCTGAGCAGCCTCCGCTTTCTACAGCAACGCGCACAAAGTAATTGCTGTCATATTGCTCATCCTTCATGATTTCCTCGATACGAGTTTTTGCCTTGTCAGTAACTGTAATCATAGTATTATCCTTTGTATAGCGCAAAGATACATACAATCTTGCTATATTTCTGCTGTGATAAAGTTTTTAGAATGTCATAAATTAATTGATCAGACTATCTTTGAACATTTTCCATATAGGCGATTGATCGCGTATTTTTTTGACAGTTTCTTTGATCATTTCCGCGCACTGGATAATCTCCTCTTTGGTGGTCAATAGGCTTAAGCTAAATCGAATAGCTGATAATGCGTTTTCTTTGGATTGTCCCATGGCCATTAACACATGCGAAGGTTCCCTGGATCCGGTCACACAAGCCGAGCCAGAAGAAAGTGCCAGTTTGGGGCAGGCAGTCATTATTTCACCGGCTAGGATATGTCGGAAACTGATGTAACTGGTATTTGGTAGACGCGGTACATTTCTTCCATGAATGATGATTTCGGGAATATCGTTTAGCAACTTTTCTAAAAGGTCACGGTTCCTTCCCACTGTGCTATATAATGCGGGATGAATGATTGAGATTGCCTTTCCAAGTCCAACGATTGCAGGGACGTTGTATGTACCGCCTCTAAATTCATTTTCTTGGCCTCCACCTACGATGAGCGGGCTAATTTGAATGGGTTTAGATTTTCTCCGGATGTAGAGTGCGCCGACTCCCTTTGGCCCATGAACTTTGTGGGCACTTAAGCAGAGTATATCAATATTCAGCTGCTGTAAATCAATATCGACTTTTCCAATGGCCTGTGTTGCATCACAAAAAAATAAAACATTTTTTTCGGTGCAGATTTGGGCAATATCTGTGATCGGAGCCAATACACCTGTTTCGTTATTGGCCGCCATAATACAGACCAATATTGTTTGCTCGGTTATTGCGTTTCTCAGATCATCCAGGGCAATCATGCCCTGGGTGTCGACTGGAAGATAGGTAACAACTGCTCCTTTTTTAGCCAATTGCTCACAGCAACTTAATACGGCTTTGTGTTCCGTTGCGGCGGTGATAATGTGCTTTCCTTTCGACTGATATTTTTCGAATATACCTTTAATAACGGTATTGATACTCTCCGTCGCGCCAGAATTGAAGAATATTTCTTTCGGAGCACAGTTAAGCGCAGCTGCAATATTGCTGCGAGCTTGCTGTACCGCAGAATTGGCTTCACGGCCCATTTGGTGATAGACACTTGATGCGTTTGCATAGTTTTGGATGAAGTAAGGTGTCATTTCATTCCATACTTCGTCCAAAATACGCGTCGTGGCATTATTGTCTAAATATATTATATCCTTCATTCGGTTAAAGATATGAATAATGAAAGTTAAGCTGAAGCCTTC
The genomic region above belongs to Sphingobacterium zeae and contains:
- a CDS encoding prephenate dehydrogenase, which encodes MNIAIVGVGLIGGSAAIRLKETKFCDKIIGVDKSQKNLDKAMHIGFIDETASLEDAIKRCKVLVLTIPVDAILHVVPQILDLVTDQVVIDMGSTKTNILHKIKNHPNRGRYVAAHPMAGTEYSGPEAAVAGLFKGKMMVYVEAFKTDEDAFEIADAITDQLEMRSCFMNADEHDVHTAYVSHISHLTSFALALTVLEKEKSQGRIFELAGSGFESTVRLAKSSPDMWTPIFKQNRENVLEVLEEHIKQLQSLHDAIATEDYDKLHKLITRSNKIKRIIK
- the mqnE gene encoding aminofutalosine synthase MqnE, which translates into the protein MNAIDKLNFLINDKNLAVDWRNIAEKVLREERITFDEGVLLYEKGELGYLGVLANYIREKRHGDRTFFNRNFHIEPTNVCVYDCKFCSYSRLIKERAEGWEMEVDGMMDIVKKYDNEPVTEVHITGGVVPKQNLEFYADFFRRCKEHRPELHIKGLTPVEYYYIFKKAKLSHYDGLKYLQSCGLDSMPGGGAEIFHPEIREQIAHDKCTAEQWLDIHEQAHKLGMHTNATMLYGHIEQFWHRVDHMDRLRQLQDKTGGFQTFIPLKFRNKGNQMSHIPEVSVIEDLRNYAVARIYMDNFDHIKAYWAMISRDTAQLSLAFGVDDIDGTLDDTTKIYSMAGAEEQKPGMTTQEVVELIKNVGRHPIERDTLYNVVTDYKDVVFDQGNQKKSYYALPVVNS
- a CDS encoding tetratricopeptide repeat protein; protein product: MKFSLVLSMKHMFSNLAVILQNNTLVESDFTLPVPILLAKFSFLPIASFFPQSCPPFPSDWLSAVGDRALRCLLEGFNIGILANGNPIPLFEEAIHLAHHALAYSYLGLYYVKIGSYDKAIATFTNAIEHFPEEPFFYASRCLIYRQIEEDEGAFYDYQIAKRLDFNYHSVLEWQENQAELTYFEAENLVIQELESKSQQLSKDEINSLGLEYVHSYSYLKAINLYSCAISEAGGSDRNLFVFRGSLYLKLTCFELALSDFNQAIALDKNRAAAYIFRAKVFESYRNYQRALQDYAQAEEIDGNSSIVYEERASLFERLGNFKEALLDFNRLVRLNPEDFYVYSLRADLNEKLENFTEALADYSKAIDLNPYYSDLYSYRAVIREKLGDAVGARADLDKFNELEDE
- a CDS encoding ABC transporter ATP-binding protein; amino-acid sequence: MKTYFRLLSFAKPIEKFAIPYVIFTLITVIFSTLNLALLAPLLHTLFNAGNTTVEAVEPETYTDILAWFNYYASVANNQLGAYGALKYVCIVIVISVFISNLFRYFCQRIMENFRIHTLLKLRRAVFDNVMDLHVGYFTGQRKGDIVSKVASDVQVVQYSVTGTLQVVFKEPLQLIAYIVMLFNISAQLTFFSLLVIPISGFFIARIVKNLKTQAHAAQESYGNMISYLDEALSGIKIIKAFNAVSFIKDRFHNENEHYANIGRAMAKRQQLSSPVSELLGVIMVAIILLYGGHLVLSGDKSLTAPEFIAYIAIFSQVMRPAKALTDSFSGIHNGLAAGERVLELIDEKTEVKDSEDAKLVKSFEKSIVFNQVSFSYNQDKEILQHIDLTIEKGKIVALVGPSGGGKSTLVDLIPRFMDVTGGQILFDGTDLRALNQDSLRDMIGVVNQESILFNDTIFNNIAFANVSASPEEVETAARIANAHEFILKTEHGYQTNIGDRGGKLSGGQRQRICIARAVLKNPPIMLLDEATSALDTESEKLVQDSLYKLMDNRTTVVIAHRLSTIQNADKIVVIEAGKIVEMGSHSELIQREGLYRKLIEMQQFTD
- a CDS encoding menaquinone biosynthetic enzyme MqnA/MqnD family protein, whose translation is MNKIRVSAVSYTNTYPFLNGIRQSKIMEQIDLSVDYPSACAQKVIDDEADIGIIPTAALLSLPEYYINTDFCIGTEGAVDSVFIFANKPIEEVETLRLDKQSRTSNGLARVLIKNYWKKEVELITDESTEPDAYVLIGDRTFGKKNAVPYVYDLGKEWFNFTGLPFAFALWVSNKELPVSFVEQFNEALAYGVEHATDVIAGLPEFEGFDYTKYLTQHLDFHLTDKKREAVKLYLRYLKALG
- a CDS encoding histidine phosphatase family protein → MKKTFYFIRHGQTDLNLKGIVQGRGVNSPLNKMGVAQAQAFFDRYNTVPFDKIYTSTLLRTHQTVQGFLDLNLPWEQLVGLDEISWGVYEGKEQTPELLAGFEKLVAAWRNGELDVSIENGESPNELMARQQVALDHMLAQTDEKNILVCMHGRALRIMLCLMTGVEARYMDDFPHTNTALYKLLYDNGQFEIVDHYNIAHLEALIDE
- a CDS encoding pyridoxal phosphate-dependent aminotransferase — encoded protein: MQIDVAKRLQHTEEYYFSKKLREIDDLNKQGMRVINLGIGSPDLPPHREVIETLSTNAQLPNAHGYQNYKGAPALRQAVADWYQRYYHATFNPNTEILPLIGSKEGIVHICMTYLQEGDQALIPNPGYPAYAAAVRLSGAEAITYNLTQEKNWLIDLDELKKQDLSKVKLMWINYPHMPTGASAPDAFYQELIQFAKMHNILICHDNPYSFILTDTPRSIMSMPGAKDVAIELNSLSKSSNMAGWRIGVLVGAEERINQVLRFKSNMDSGMFLPVQLAAAKALQLDASWYADLNKIYAERRQQVYEIMDLLDCSYQKDQVGLFVWAHISEKYKDGYALSDAVLDKSRVFITPGGIFGDKGDQYIRISLCATVTVLKESIQRIKDNF